A genomic region of Serratia fonticola contains the following coding sequences:
- the cpsG gene encoding phosphomannomutase CpsG, translating to MEKLTCFKAYDIRGKLDEELNEDIAYRIGRAYGEFLKPKTIVLGSDVRLTSESLKLALAKGLQDAGSDVIDIGMTGTEEIYFATSHLKADGGIEVTASHNPIDYNGMKLVREGSRPISGDTGLRAIQELAEVNHFPEPSIARGRYVRKDVLPDYVQHVMSYVKAENFKPLKLVINSGNGAAGHVVDAIEERLKALDVPLEFIKVHHQPDGTFPNGIPNPLLPECRADTSNAVREHGADMGIAFDGDFDRCFLFDENGEFIEGYYIVGLLAEAFLQKQPGAKIIHDPRLSWNTVDVVTQAGGEPVMSKTGHAFIKERMRAEDAIYGGEMSAHHYFRDFAYCDSGMIPWLLVAELVCVKGQTLGQLVKDRIAAYPSSGEINVKLAEPAISIDKVKQHYVDLGGEVDYTDGISIEFSEWRFNLRSSNTEPVVRLNVESRADCALMQEKTTEILAMLA from the coding sequence ATGGAAAAGTTGACGTGTTTTAAGGCTTACGATATTCGCGGTAAATTAGACGAAGAACTGAATGAAGATATCGCTTACCGCATTGGGCGTGCTTATGGTGAGTTTTTAAAACCTAAAACGATTGTATTGGGAAGTGATGTTCGTTTAACCAGTGAAAGTCTTAAGCTAGCTTTGGCAAAAGGGTTACAGGATGCCGGTAGCGATGTCATCGATATTGGTATGACAGGCACAGAAGAAATTTATTTCGCTACTTCGCACCTTAAAGCTGATGGTGGTATTGAGGTAACAGCGAGCCACAACCCCATTGATTATAATGGCATGAAATTGGTACGTGAGGGTTCTCGCCCAATCAGTGGCGATACCGGTTTACGAGCGATTCAAGAGTTGGCTGAAGTGAATCACTTCCCAGAACCTTCCATTGCACGTGGTCGCTATGTTCGTAAGGATGTGCTGCCAGATTACGTTCAGCATGTTATGTCTTACGTCAAGGCAGAAAATTTCAAGCCGTTAAAGCTGGTGATTAACTCCGGTAACGGCGCTGCTGGGCATGTGGTTGATGCAATAGAGGAGCGGTTAAAAGCGCTAGATGTACCTCTTGAATTTATCAAAGTTCATCACCAACCTGATGGCACTTTCCCAAATGGTATTCCTAATCCACTCTTGCCTGAATGCCGTGCAGATACGTCTAACGCCGTCCGTGAACACGGTGCGGATATGGGTATCGCTTTTGATGGAGATTTTGATCGTTGCTTCCTGTTTGATGAAAACGGTGAATTTATCGAAGGATACTATATCGTCGGTCTACTGGCTGAAGCCTTCCTGCAAAAGCAACCTGGGGCCAAAATTATCCACGACCCTCGTTTGAGCTGGAACACCGTTGATGTAGTAACTCAAGCGGGTGGTGAGCCAGTGATGTCAAAGACTGGCCATGCTTTCATTAAAGAGCGCATGCGTGCTGAAGACGCTATTTATGGAGGGGAGATGAGTGCCCACCATTATTTCCGCGATTTTGCCTACTGTGATAGTGGAATGATCCCTTGGTTGTTGGTTGCTGAGTTGGTGTGTGTAAAAGGCCAAACTCTAGGCCAACTGGTTAAAGATCGTATTGCGGCTTACCCATCCTCTGGCGAGATCAACGTTAAACTGGCCGAACCTGCTATCTCGATAGACAAAGTTAAACAGCACTATGTTGATTTAGGCGGAGAGGTTGATTACACCGACGGGATTAGCATTGAATTCAGTGAATGGCGTTTTAATCTGCGTTCGTCTAATACCGAACCAGTTGTACGTTTGAACGTTGAGTCGCGCGCAGACTGCGCACTTATGCAAGAAAAAACAACGGAAATATTGGCGATGCTCGCGTAG
- a CDS encoding mannose-1-phosphate guanylyltransferase/mannose-6-phosphate isomerase, translating into MPTIIPVIMAGGTGSRLWPLSRESFPKQFLSIDDSGFSLLQQTLQRLSGLEGSEIAAPLVICNENHRFLVAEQLRAIDQLATNIILEPMGRNTAPAVALAAHLAAEADPDSVLLVLAADHLIKKVDNFHLAIQAALQFASHNHLVTFGIIPEHPETGYGYIKRGSNLSDACFKVDAFVEKPCLEKAREYLACGEYSWNSGMFMFKTAKFLQELEQYSPEIYVNTQKSVQESKRDMNFIRVEQEIFKHCPSDSIDYAVMEKTSDAVVIPIDAGWSDVGSWSSLWDVSDKDISGNVNVGQIISIDSSNNYISSDSALVATIGLDNLVIINTNDALLISTKDQVQDVKKVVDELKARDLHHYRQHSSSYRPWGTICDIDSGEHYQVKKIVVHPGHGLSLQRHHHRAEHWIVVSGTAKVNVDENEFLLSENQSTFIPAGCVHTLENPGKIDLEIIEVRSGFYLGEDDIERLHDRYGRV; encoded by the coding sequence ATGCCAACAATCATTCCTGTCATCATGGCCGGTGGCACAGGAAGTCGTCTCTGGCCTCTATCCCGAGAGTCATTCCCAAAACAATTTCTGTCTATTGATGACAGTGGTTTTAGTCTCCTGCAGCAAACCCTGCAGCGCTTATCTGGGTTAGAGGGGAGCGAAATTGCTGCTCCCTTGGTCATCTGTAACGAGAATCATCGCTTTCTCGTTGCAGAGCAACTGCGTGCAATTGATCAATTGGCTACCAATATCATTTTAGAACCGATGGGGCGTAACACCGCGCCAGCAGTTGCCTTAGCTGCCCATCTTGCGGCGGAGGCAGATCCAGACAGCGTTCTATTGGTGCTTGCTGCAGATCATCTGATTAAAAAAGTTGATAATTTCCATTTGGCGATCCAGGCTGCGCTACAGTTCGCTTCACATAACCACCTGGTTACCTTTGGCATCATTCCTGAGCATCCTGAGACGGGATATGGATATATCAAACGCGGTAGCAATCTTTCCGATGCCTGCTTCAAAGTAGATGCCTTTGTCGAAAAACCTTGCTTGGAAAAAGCACGGGAATATCTCGCTTGCGGCGAATACAGTTGGAACAGCGGTATGTTTATGTTCAAAACGGCGAAATTCTTGCAGGAGTTGGAGCAATACAGCCCTGAGATTTATGTGAACACGCAGAAATCTGTTCAAGAAAGCAAGCGTGATATGAATTTTATCCGTGTTGAGCAGGAGATCTTTAAGCACTGTCCGAGTGACTCTATCGATTACGCCGTAATGGAGAAAACCAGCGATGCTGTGGTGATCCCGATCGATGCAGGTTGGAGTGATGTCGGCTCCTGGTCATCATTGTGGGATGTTTCTGATAAGGACATATCTGGTAATGTCAACGTTGGCCAAATTATTTCCATCGATTCCAGCAACAACTATATCTCGTCAGACTCTGCGTTGGTTGCCACTATTGGGTTAGATAATCTTGTAATTATAAATACCAATGATGCGTTGCTGATCTCTACCAAGGATCAGGTACAAGACGTCAAAAAAGTGGTTGATGAGCTAAAGGCGCGAGATTTACATCACTATCGTCAGCACTCTTCCTCTTATCGTCCTTGGGGTACCATTTGTGATATCGATAGCGGCGAGCATTACCAAGTAAAAAAAATCGTTGTTCATCCAGGGCATGGGCTTTCACTACAGCGCCATCACCACCGTGCAGAACACTGGATTGTGGTCAGTGGTACCGCCAAAGTAAATGTTGATGAAAATGAATTTTTGCTCTCAGAGAACCAGTCTACCTTTATTCCTGCTGGCTGTGTCCATACGCTGGAAAACCCAGGGAAGATCGATCTTGAAATAATCGAGGTACGTTCTGGATTCTATCTGGGAGAGGACGATATTGAACGTTTACATGATCGGTATGGCAGGGTTTAA